The Phormidium yuhuli AB48 DNA window ACACCGGTTCGCCCGATGCGACTCCCCAGTCGAGGTAGGAGAGATGCAGGGAGGAGTTTGGCAGGGATAGGGTCTGACGAGCAACCATAGGCGGGGGAGACCAAGCAGCAGTGATAGGATGAAACGAGCAGCGCCGTGAGAGTCACAGAGGTTATGAATTCTGTTAAGGATAAAATTGTTCTTGTAACTGGGGCAAGTAGTGGCATTGGGGCCGCTTGTGCCAAACGCTTTGCTGAAGCGGGTTCGAGGCTTATTTTGCTGGCCCGTCGGGGCGATCGCCTTCAGGAGTTGGCGGGGGAGTTACACCGCCAATGGGGGACGGCGGTTCATTGTCTGACCCTGGATGTGCGCGATCGCGATGGGGTCATGAGTCAGCTGACGCAATTGCCGGTGGATTGGCAAGGGGTTGATATCCTGGTCAATAATGCTGGACTCAGTCGGGGCCTGGATAAACTGCAAGAGGGCGATCTCGATGATTGGGAGGAGATGATTGATGCCAACGTCAAGGGACTCCTCTATGTGACGCGGGCCATTGTCCCTGGGATGGTTGAACGCCAGGGGGGACATATTATTAATATTGGCTCGATCGCGGGCCGTCATGCCTATCCTCGGGGGAATGTCTATTGTGCCTCGAAAGCGGCAGTGCGGGCGATTACTCAAGGCTTAAAACAGGATTTACTGGGAACGCCGATTCGGGTGAGTGAGATTGATCCGGGTTTGGTGGAGACGGAGTTTAGTGAGGTTCGCTTCCACGGCGATCGCCAGCGGGCCAGTGAAACCTATCATGGCTTAACGCCCCTAACCGGCGAAGATATCGCGGATCTGGTCTGGTTTTGCGCCAGCCGCCCGAACCATGTCAACATTAGTGAAATGCTCGTGGTTCCCACCGACCAGGCTACGGCAACTCAAGTCTATCGACGGTAGCCTGGTTTTGTTATGAGCATATAAAAATAAACCGGATTGATGGTTAATTGACATTCCACCATCAATCGCTAAAGTGGATTCTGTTAACGTATATGAAGATACTGTGGCGATTTTTAGGGGAATCGGTTAAGCTCGATTGCATGCCTTCTTGAAAAATAGGGGTCTCGAATCTATTTAATGTATCAAGGGTTACATTTTTTAGACTAATCAACTTACCTTCTTGTTTTATTTTTAGATATTGTTTATGGCAAACTCAACGAAAATAGTGCCAGTAAACTTAGAAGATGGTAGTACAGTTTATGTTGAAGCAACTTTAATTGGAGAGCAGCCGATTTCATTTAAAAAACATCCCTTCAAGGATGTTACAAATGCGATCAAGATGATTTCTAGTGAATTGACGGAAACATTGGAAACCATAAAACCTCAAAAAGCGAGTGTCAAATTCGGACTCGAGATTGGAATCCAATCGGGCAAAATAACAACTCTCATCGTTCAAGGTAGTAGCAAAGCTAATGTCGAAATAACCTTGCATTGGGAGTCGTCGTCAAAAAACAAAACATCGGATAACTCCTAGTTTACCTGCCGACGTAGATTTATTATCTAGCAGTACGTTACATAATTCGATCTTAACGACAAGCATACCCTGTAATCTTTTGAATACTTATCCCGGTCAGCCATGTTGAACTCCACCCTCGAAAAGCTACTGAAAGAATGTACAGTTCGTATTAACTTGGAGAATGGCACTGGAACAGGCTTTTTTGTAGCTCCCCAATTGTTACTCACCTGTTCTCACGTTGTTATCGATAGTGATTCTGACGAAGTGGGAGTAATATGGGGAGGGTTTGAAGAGGAGGTTCTAGCTGAAATTGATGTCATAGTCAAATCTCTGGATTTAGCGTTATTACGTCTTCCCCAAGAGAGCTTCAACCATCCCTGTGTTTGGTTCGATCAACAAGCGAATGTAGGCGATGCTTGCTACAGCTATGGCTACCCACAAGACTATCTCCACGGGGACAGTAGCACGTTTGAGTATGAGGGAGAAAGTAACACAGGACGCTCATGGCTCCTCAAGCTTAAAGCTGGACAGGCTAACTTTGGGGCTAGTGGTTCCCCTGTTCTGAATACAAGGACAGGAGGGGTCATCGGGATCATGAATCTTTCCAGAAATACTGAGACAGATTTGGGGGCGCGAGCCGTTCCTACTGAGGTTATTTTAAAACGTTTCCCAGAACTCGTTGACCTGCAAGCTAGTGTCCACCAACCTGGATCGACCTGGTTAGACCTTGTCACTGAGATGAGGGAAGAAGCTGATAGAAGGAGGGCAAGTGAAGAACTATTAGTTCTCCTGCG harbors:
- a CDS encoding SDR family oxidoreductase, which produces MNSVKDKIVLVTGASSGIGAACAKRFAEAGSRLILLARRGDRLQELAGELHRQWGTAVHCLTLDVRDRDGVMSQLTQLPVDWQGVDILVNNAGLSRGLDKLQEGDLDDWEEMIDANVKGLLYVTRAIVPGMVERQGGHIINIGSIAGRHAYPRGNVYCASKAAVRAITQGLKQDLLGTPIRVSEIDPGLVETEFSEVRFHGDRQRASETYHGLTPLTGEDIADLVWFCASRPNHVNISEMLVVPTDQATATQVYRR
- a CDS encoding CU044_2847 family protein; translated protein: MANSTKIVPVNLEDGSTVYVEATLIGEQPISFKKHPFKDVTNAIKMISSELTETLETIKPQKASVKFGLEIGIQSGKITTLIVQGSSKANVEITLHWESSSKNKTSDNS